A stretch of Polypterus senegalus isolate Bchr_013 chromosome 5, ASM1683550v1, whole genome shotgun sequence DNA encodes these proteins:
- the LOC120529972 gene encoding musculin: MSTGSVSDNDDIHEMMIQDFGLQFGASARTCADTVDLHSPENSEDESGAEFCVAGGRGKGGQSRSPRCQVPKSHRDCKQSQRNAANARERARMRVLSKAFTRLKTSLPWVPPDTKLSKLDTLRLASSYIAHLRQLLQEDTYGNGFVHPVSLTWPFIVSGRPDTENKDVSSTTRLCGATA; this comes from the exons ATGTCTACTGGCTCGGTCAGTGACAACGATGACATTCACGAGATGATGATCCAGGACTTCGGGTTGCAGTTTGGTGCTTCTGCACGGACCTGCGCGGACACCGTAGACTTGCATTCTCCGGAAAACTCCGAAGACGAATCGGGCGCCGAGTTCTGTGTTGCCGGCGGTCGGGGAAAAGGCGGCCAGTCCAGGTCGCCCAGGTGTCAGGTGCCAAAGAGTCACAGGGACTGCAAACAGTCTCAGAGGAACGCGGCCAACGCCAGAGAGCGGGCAAGGATGAGAGTGCTGAGCAAAGCCTTCACCAGGTTAAAAACCAGCTTACCCTGGGTGCCACCAGACACCAAACTGTCCAAACTGGACACCCTGAGACTGGCCTCGAGCTACATCGCGCATCTCCGGCAGCTGCTTCAGGAGGACACCTACGGGAATGGTTTCGTTCACCCTGTCAGCCTG ACTTGGCCCTTTATAGTTTCTGGAAGACCAGATACGGAAAACAAGGATGTTTCCTCAACAACCAGGCTCTGTGGAGCCACAGCATAA